The following coding sequences are from one Ruminococcus flavefaciens AE3010 window:
- a CDS encoding RNA polymerase sigma factor → MPISIDEQYDKVYRYCYLRVRHKETAEDITQETFLRYLEHPHYNSVDKTLQLLYTIAGNLCNDEFRRTKTSELPEDKAADEDIESSVLADFELKQALAKLSDEDREIILLRYVNEVPLNVIAKLHNMSRFALNRRINSILGRMHEYLGKEELI, encoded by the coding sequence ATGCCGATAAGCATCGACGAGCAGTATGATAAGGTTTACCGATACTGCTATCTGAGAGTCCGCCACAAGGAGACCGCCGAGGATATAACTCAGGAGACCTTCCTTCGCTACCTCGAACACCCACACTATAACAGCGTCGATAAGACACTGCAGCTTCTCTATACTATCGCAGGCAACCTCTGCAATGACGAGTTCCGCAGGACCAAGACTTCGGAGCTCCCCGAGGACAAAGCCGCCGACGAGGATATAGAGAGCAGCGTTCTTGCGGACTTTGAGCTGAAGCAGGCACTTGCAAAGCTCTCCGACGAGGACAGAGAGATAATACTCCTGCGCTACGTCAACGAGGTCCCTTTGAACGTCATCGCAAAGCTGCATAACATGTCGCGTTTTGCCCTGAACCGCAGGATAAACAGTATCCTCGGCAGGATGCATGAGTATCTGGGAAAGGAGGAGCTTATATGA
- a CDS encoding Mrp/NBP35 family ATP-binding protein has protein sequence MSECTHDCSSCGSDCGSRQEPQSLLEQPNKMSNIGKVVGVVSGKGGVGKTLVSSLLAVSMQRLGKNVGIMDADITGPSIPKAFGIHEKADACEFGIIPAKSKMGLDIMSINLLLENESDPVVWRGPVIAGVVKQFWTDVIWKDIDCLVVDMPPGTGDVPLTVFQSLPVDGIVIVTSPQELVSMIVEKAVKMAKLMNIPILGIIENMSYFECPDCGKRHSIYGESHIEEIAAQYDIPVLAKLPIDPQLAKLCDQGTIELFEGEWLTEAAEKIVSMDK, from the coding sequence ATGAGCGAATGTACACACGATTGCTCAAGCTGCGGAAGCGACTGCGGCAGCAGACAGGAGCCCCAGAGCCTTCTGGAGCAGCCTAACAAGATGAGTAATATCGGCAAGGTAGTCGGAGTTGTCAGCGGTAAGGGCGGTGTCGGTAAGACCCTCGTTTCTTCTCTGCTTGCTGTTTCTATGCAGCGTCTCGGCAAGAACGTAGGTATCATGGATGCTGATATCACAGGTCCGTCTATACCAAAGGCTTTCGGCATACACGAAAAGGCTGACGCCTGCGAGTTCGGCATTATCCCTGCTAAATCAAAAATGGGACTTGACATCATGTCAATAAATCTTCTCCTCGAGAACGAGTCTGACCCTGTAGTATGGAGAGGTCCTGTTATCGCAGGAGTTGTAAAGCAGTTCTGGACAGACGTTATCTGGAAGGACATAGACTGTCTAGTAGTTGATATGCCTCCGGGAACAGGCGACGTTCCGCTGACTGTTTTCCAGTCACTTCCTGTTGACGGTATCGTTATCGTTACCTCACCTCAGGAGCTTGTTTCCATGATCGTCGAGAAAGCAGTTAAAATGGCTAAGCTCATGAATATACCTATCCTTGGTATCATCGAGAATATGAGCTATTTTGAATGTCCCGACTGCGGCAAGCGCCACAGCATCTACGGCGAGAGCCATATCGAGGAGATAGCTGCACAGTATGATATCCCCGTACTTGCGAAGCTCCCTATTGATCCGCAGCTTGCAAAGCTCTGCGATCAGGGTACCATAGAACTCTTCGAGGGCGAGTGGCTCACAGAAGCTGCCGAGAAGATAGTTTCAATGGATAAGTGA
- a CDS encoding dockerin type I domain-containing protein, whose amino-acid sequence MKHQKVISVLLAAAISTAAILPASVYAIAKGDLNKDNVISADDLTLLQNYVLGKAELDQSQSEAADINGDGAVNSFDVSALRKLILTTPRSLKFKAVTDRIQSGFTDALKKLDAQAGGTVVGSQEELKKALSPYFSEAVVKTYTDKYTDSFFKDSVLMIKPVYFDPEAYKVKTPVVKAPCGCTSAYAGTYVPSEAVTEYMNIRKAHDFNSESLGKILPGQKFTITYSDGTYGHVNINGVTGYVNMAYVTKIAEPDAKYTAYPDVKIDSVNYKDSKVTVSASEFHSEDPIGFAAAVIAQAVVLRKDYYATETKWTVSTTAPPPTTTTTTTTCPYPMAKEKLDNVGWDLQKAFNASVIPYYGPADFPKDDKTTMQWYADYGFTNGKGNCYVMAAMFCEMAKLLGYDAHQISGRVPLKAGGYGPHSWVEITFEGTTYVCDPDFTEETKRNGYMITYGQSGTWIYQKDTVMS is encoded by the coding sequence ATGAAGCATCAGAAGGTGATAAGCGTACTGCTGGCAGCTGCCATATCCACAGCAGCTATTTTGCCCGCTTCTGTTTACGCTATCGCAAAAGGCGACCTAAACAAAGACAACGTTATCAGCGCAGACGATCTTACTCTGCTCCAGAATTATGTACTGGGCAAAGCCGAACTCGACCAGTCACAGTCCGAAGCAGCTGACATAAACGGTGACGGAGCTGTCAACTCCTTTGACGTTTCCGCACTGAGAAAGCTCATTCTCACCACACCGAGAAGCCTGAAATTCAAGGCGGTTACAGACCGTATACAGAGCGGCTTCACAGACGCCCTCAAAAAGCTGGATGCACAGGCAGGCGGTACTGTGGTAGGCTCTCAGGAAGAGCTGAAAAAGGCTCTCTCGCCTTACTTCTCGGAGGCTGTTGTAAAGACCTATACAGACAAATATACCGACAGCTTCTTCAAGGACTCGGTACTCATGATAAAGCCTGTTTACTTCGACCCCGAGGCTTACAAGGTCAAGACTCCTGTAGTAAAGGCGCCCTGCGGCTGTACTTCAGCTTACGCAGGTACATATGTGCCGTCAGAGGCTGTTACAGAGTACATGAATATCAGAAAAGCCCATGACTTCAATTCCGAATCACTTGGAAAGATACTTCCCGGACAGAAGTTCACTATCACCTACAGTGACGGGACCTACGGTCATGTAAATATAAACGGCGTAACAGGCTATGTAAATATGGCGTATGTCACAAAGATCGCCGAGCCCGATGCAAAGTATACAGCTTATCCCGATGTAAAGATAGATTCAGTAAACTATAAGGACAGCAAGGTAACAGTTAGCGCTTCCGAGTTCCATTCGGAAGATCCTATCGGATTTGCGGCAGCTGTTATCGCACAGGCGGTAGTCCTCAGAAAGGATTATTACGCCACCGAGACAAAGTGGACAGTATCCACTACTGCTCCGCCGCCCACAACAACAACTACCACCACTACATGCCCTTATCCTATGGCTAAGGAAAAGCTCGATAATGTAGGCTGGGATCTCCAGAAAGCATTCAACGCTTCTGTTATACCATACTACGGCCCTGCTGATTTCCCCAAGGACGACAAGACCACAATGCAGTGGTATGCAGACTACGGCTTCACCAACGGCAAGGGCAACTGCTACGTTATGGCTGCTATGTTCTGCGAAATGGCAAAGCTTCTCGGCTATGACGCTCATCAGATCTCAGGACGTGTTCCCCTCAAGGCAGGCGGCTACGGTCCTCACTCATGGGTAGAGATAACATTTGAAGGCACGACTTACGTCTGTGACCCCGACTTCACAGAAGAAACAAAGAGAAACGGTTATATGATAACATACGGTCAGTCAGGTACATGGATATATCAGAAAGATACCGTAATGAGCTGA
- the abc-f gene encoding ribosomal protection-like ABC-F family protein, producing the protein MSQINVNGLTFYYEGSFDNIFEDVSFSIDTNWKLGFIGRNGKGKTTFLQLLLGRYSYRGSIDCSVKFEYFPYVVTSEQAELTASEFISDIKPDCEEWRVICELSQLREEAELLYRPFKTLSHGERTKVLLAVLFSGENDFLLIDEPTNHLDAEARETVKEYLAGKKGFILVSHDRDLLDACTDHVLVLNRRSIEVQSGNFSSWWENKQRRDSFSIAENEKHKKEIKKLRQAAKRTSEWADKNERTKIGFDPIKEHDRCISTRSFIGAKTKKMQSRVKQMEKRIDREIEEKEGLLNDLERKAELKLSQLRHHKNTLINIRDYSVQYPDTDKPVFTGLDLEVKRGERIALHGGNGCGKSTLIHSILDKARGASRSDVMENGLCETASGLIISYVDQDTSGLRGGIAEFCDSRGLDLSMFCTILRQLNLERSQLVKKMEEFSEGQKKKVLLAASLLTPAHIYIWDEPLNYIDVFSRIQLEELLLSYEPTMLFVEHDVRFREKIATKVKEM; encoded by the coding sequence ATGTCACAGATAAATGTAAACGGACTGACATTTTACTATGAGGGTAGCTTCGATAATATTTTCGAGGACGTTTCCTTCTCCATAGATACCAACTGGAAGCTTGGCTTCATCGGGCGCAACGGCAAGGGCAAAACTACCTTTTTGCAGCTTCTTCTTGGCAGGTATTCCTACCGCGGAAGCATTGACTGCTCCGTAAAGTTCGAGTATTTCCCCTATGTTGTCACTTCGGAGCAGGCAGAGCTCACAGCTTCGGAGTTCATAAGCGATATAAAGCCCGACTGCGAGGAATGGCGGGTAATATGCGAGCTGTCACAGCTCCGCGAGGAAGCAGAGCTGCTGTATCGACCATTTAAGACTCTCAGCCACGGCGAGCGTACAAAGGTGCTGCTGGCAGTGCTGTTTTCGGGTGAGAACGATTTCCTGCTCATCGATGAGCCCACCAATCACCTTGACGCAGAAGCCCGCGAGACTGTCAAGGAGTATCTTGCAGGCAAAAAGGGCTTCATACTGGTGTCCCACGACCGCGACCTGCTGGACGCCTGCACAGACCATGTGCTGGTGCTGAACCGCAGGAGTATAGAGGTGCAGAGCGGCAACTTTTCCAGCTGGTGGGAGAACAAGCAGCGCCGCGACAGCTTCTCCATTGCTGAGAACGAGAAGCACAAAAAGGAGATAAAAAAGCTCCGACAGGCGGCAAAGCGCACCTCGGAGTGGGCTGACAAAAACGAGCGTACCAAGATAGGCTTCGACCCAATAAAGGAGCATGACAGATGTATCAGTACAAGGTCGTTCATCGGCGCCAAGACCAAAAAAATGCAGAGCCGCGTCAAGCAAATGGAAAAGCGCATCGACAGGGAGATAGAGGAAAAAGAGGGGCTTCTCAACGACCTTGAACGCAAAGCCGAGCTGAAGCTCTCGCAGCTTCGGCACCACAAGAATACCCTCATAAACATAAGGGACTACAGCGTGCAGTACCCCGACACTGACAAGCCTGTTTTCACAGGTCTGGACTTAGAGGTGAAAAGGGGAGAGCGCATTGCCCTCCACGGCGGCAACGGCTGCGGAAAATCCACCCTGATACATAGTATACTGGACAAAGCGCGTGGAGCTTCCCGTTCTGACGTTATGGAAAATGGTCTGTGCGAGACAGCTTCGGGGCTTATCATATCCTATGTGGATCAGGATACCTCGGGACTTCGCGGCGGCATTGCGGAGTTTTGCGACAGCCGCGGACTTGACCTCAGTATGTTCTGCACCATACTGAGACAGCTGAACCTTGAACGGTCGCAGCTCGTCAAGAAAATGGAGGAATTCTCCGAGGGACAGAAGAAAAAGGTGCTTCTTGCGGCAAGCCTGCTGACTCCTGCTCATATCTACATCTGGGACGAGCCTCTGAACTATATCGACGTGTTCTCACGCATACAGCTGGAGGAGCTTCTTCTCAGCTATGAGCCAACCATGCTTTTTGTGGAGCACGATGTACGCTTCCGCGAGAAGATAGCAACAAAAGTAAAGGAAATGTGA
- a CDS encoding acyltransferase produces the protein MNNRILYLSRLKALACIAVVVLHSFYAANAFAADTGAQSAMLSIRNAMMWAVPCFVMASGALLLDRNRILSGKKLFGKYIPRMAIALVVFSLLFSLFDAVLIKHSSAGDTVKDIFSDIFLGTGWAHMWYIYLMLAIYLLLPFYKMISANAKPNDLKYLLLVYCVFLSVIPFIETISGKKLPFYICVYTIYPLYLFLGHVLHTGVIKLPKNACGLMFLICIGITAMLTVYSCTSAETAPESSGKVKALIETYAFPLYIAASIGAYGYFRRTKNKPVPVLDTIAAELDSCSFGIYLIHMVILKYIFAVVKFNPFEHGGTIAVIGICLITLVISYVITRLLKFVPCVNRII, from the coding sequence ATGAATAATCGCATACTCTATCTGAGCCGTCTGAAAGCACTTGCCTGCATTGCTGTTGTGGTTCTCCATTCATTCTACGCAGCCAATGCCTTTGCGGCAGATACAGGCGCTCAGAGCGCTATGCTCTCCATAAGAAATGCCATGATGTGGGCTGTTCCCTGCTTCGTAATGGCTTCGGGAGCACTTCTCCTTGACAGGAACCGAATACTGTCGGGCAAAAAGCTTTTCGGGAAATACATTCCCCGTATGGCAATTGCTCTTGTGGTATTCTCACTGCTGTTCTCGCTGTTTGACGCAGTACTTATCAAGCACTCATCTGCGGGAGATACTGTAAAGGACATTTTCAGCGATATATTCCTCGGCACAGGCTGGGCGCATATGTGGTATATCTACCTTATGCTGGCGATATATCTCCTTCTCCCATTCTATAAGATGATAAGTGCAAACGCAAAGCCCAACGACCTGAAATATCTGCTCCTTGTGTACTGCGTATTCCTGTCGGTGATACCGTTTATAGAGACTATATCGGGCAAAAAGCTGCCATTCTATATATGCGTGTACACTATCTATCCGCTTTATCTGTTCCTCGGTCATGTGCTCCACACAGGAGTGATAAAGCTACCGAAGAATGCCTGCGGACTGATGTTCCTTATCTGTATCGGAATAACCGCTATGCTTACGGTGTACAGCTGTACATCAGCTGAAACAGCTCCCGAATCAAGCGGAAAGGTCAAGGCTCTTATTGAAACTTACGCTTTCCCGCTGTATATTGCGGCTTCCATAGGAGCTTACGGTTACTTCCGCAGGACCAAGAACAAGCCCGTTCCCGTTCTGGATACTATCGCAGCAGAGCTGGACAGCTGCTCCTTTGGCATATACCTCATACACATGGTCATACTGAAATACATCTTCGCTGTTGTGAAGTTCAACCCCTTTGAACACGGCGGCACTATAGCAGTCATCGGCATATGCCTGATAACTCTTGTGATATCCTACGTCATAACAAGACTGCTGAAATTCGTTCCCTGTGTGAACAGGATAATATGA
- a CDS encoding serpin family protein: MKFRKLIAAVSALCLAAPAASGAMTAWATPPLNSENIVAGDANLDYVFNLSDIVIFQRFLRGDKGLFVPYNEPGPGADVNKDGNYDIFDLISMRKLIVNDITSAPEPSVDTTAQNLCTGIKRSPNAIGNVMLDYQNNRAFIDSQTKFTVDIFKKTYAEDKGKNDLVSPYSIVQALGMTANGAAGDTLKEMENVLGDGMDIQSLNRYLCGQRESTQNTSEWAKWSFSTANSIWARNDRSRIQVLPSFIQNCVDYYDSEFYIAPFDDTTLADVNNWVNTKTNKMIPKILNEIAPDDVMYLVNAVAFEAEWLEPYEKYMISDSKFTAADGTEQEAQMLCSTEIYTSDENTEGMVKFYKGRRYGFAALLPDENTSIDTYIEDMTPEKLHKLLSEYNNKQYEMVNAKLPKFKYEYENELNDELCEMGMPTAFSESAADFSNMSAIAKEHPLFIGYVKHKTFIDLDENGTKAAAATIVAMKDNAMPMVPEKEVVFDRPFVYCIFDADTYLPVFIGVLNSLE; this comes from the coding sequence ATGAAATTCAGGAAGCTTATCGCAGCTGTGTCTGCACTATGCCTTGCAGCACCTGCTGCTTCGGGAGCCATGACCGCATGGGCTACTCCCCCTTTAAACAGTGAGAATATAGTTGCAGGCGATGCCAATCTTGACTATGTGTTCAACCTTTCAGATATCGTGATTTTCCAGCGCTTCCTCAGAGGCGACAAGGGTCTGTTCGTTCCCTACAACGAACCCGGTCCCGGAGCAGATGTGAACAAGGACGGAAATTATGATATCTTCGACCTCATATCCATGAGAAAGCTTATCGTAAACGATATAACATCAGCTCCCGAGCCCAGTGTTGATACAACAGCACAGAATCTCTGCACAGGCATCAAGAGGTCTCCAAATGCAATCGGCAATGTAATGCTTGACTACCAGAACAACAGAGCATTCATCGACAGCCAGACCAAGTTCACTGTTGACATTTTCAAAAAGACATACGCTGAGGACAAGGGCAAGAACGACCTTGTCTCCCCCTACTCCATAGTACAGGCTCTCGGCATGACTGCCAACGGCGCTGCGGGAGATACTCTCAAGGAAATGGAAAACGTACTTGGCGACGGCATGGATATCCAGAGCCTCAACCGCTACCTCTGCGGTCAGCGTGAAAGCACTCAGAATACCAGCGAATGGGCTAAGTGGTCGTTCAGCACAGCCAACTCCATTTGGGCAAGAAATGACCGCAGCCGCATACAGGTGCTCCCAAGCTTTATCCAGAACTGCGTGGACTACTATGACTCCGAGTTCTACATCGCACCATTCGATGATACTACTCTTGCTGACGTGAACAACTGGGTAAACACAAAGACCAACAAAATGATACCAAAGATACTCAATGAGATCGCTCCCGACGACGTTATGTATCTCGTCAACGCAGTCGCATTCGAGGCTGAGTGGCTGGAGCCCTATGAAAAATACATGATCAGCGACAGCAAGTTCACTGCTGCTGACGGCACCGAGCAGGAAGCACAGATGCTTTGCAGCACTGAGATATATACCAGTGACGAGAATACCGAGGGCATGGTAAAGTTCTACAAGGGCAGAAGATACGGCTTTGCAGCCCTGCTCCCCGACGAGAATACTTCCATAGACACATACATCGAGGATATGACCCCTGAGAAGCTCCACAAGCTCCTCTCGGAATACAACAACAAGCAGTATGAAATGGTGAACGCAAAGCTGCCGAAGTTCAAGTACGAGTACGAGAACGAGCTCAATGACGAGCTCTGCGAAATGGGTATGCCAACAGCATTCTCGGAGAGTGCAGCAGACTTCTCCAACATGTCGGCTATAGCAAAGGAACACCCCCTATTCATTGGCTACGTAAAGCACAAGACCTTTATCGACCTTGACGAAAACGGCACAAAGGCTGCCGCAGCAACTATAGTCGCAATGAAGGACAACGCAATGCCTATGGTGCCCGAAAAAGAGGTCGTATTTGACAGACCTTTCGTATACTGTATTTTCGATGCAGATACTTATCTGCCTGTATTCATAGGCGTATTAAATTCACTGGAATAA
- a CDS encoding rod shape-determining protein: MANTDIGIDLGTSNIVMTMGNKGVVLSEPSVIAYNTRTERVLAVGKEAYEMIGRNPDYIAVRRPISEGVISDDDLTHSMIREFILKVTGRQLMKPRIVICIPSFITDIESRAVVEAAKSAGSRQVYLIQEPIAAMIGAGVNITKAKGHMIVDIGGGTTDVAIVSMNGVVRSHTVKVAGNAIDRSIIKYMQNKYKLLIGERTAEKVKIELCNLYDPSDEMTYIVKGRSLLKGLPAQVLLSETELFEAIEDDTFSIMEAIRKVLEEAPPELVGDIYDNGLLLTGGGALLGGLTQLIKRTLGINCNIAKDSINCVAKGTGMAFGRMTTLLDGFEAATVYKYR, encoded by the coding sequence ATGGCAAACACTGATATCGGTATCGATCTGGGTACCTCAAATATCGTAATGACTATGGGCAACAAGGGCGTTGTGCTCAGCGAGCCCTCTGTCATTGCATACAACACACGTACAGAGCGCGTTCTTGCTGTGGGCAAGGAAGCCTATGAGATGATAGGCAGAAATCCCGACTATATTGCAGTAAGACGTCCTATCAGCGAGGGCGTTATCTCCGACGACGACCTGACCCACAGCATGATACGCGAGTTCATACTCAAGGTCACAGGCAGACAGCTCATGAAGCCCCGTATCGTTATCTGCATACCCTCGTTCATCACTGATATCGAGAGCCGTGCAGTTGTAGAAGCTGCCAAGAGCGCAGGTTCGAGACAAGTCTATCTTATACAGGAGCCAATTGCCGCTATGATAGGCGCAGGCGTCAACATCACCAAGGCTAAAGGACACATGATAGTGGACATCGGCGGCGGTACTACCGATGTTGCTATAGTTTCCATGAACGGTGTTGTGCGCTCCCATACGGTCAAGGTGGCAGGCAATGCAATCGACCGCTCTATCATCAAGTATATGCAGAACAAGTACAAGCTCCTTATCGGTGAGAGGACTGCTGAAAAGGTAAAGATAGAACTATGCAACCTTTATGATCCAAGCGACGAAATGACCTACATCGTCAAGGGCAGAAGTCTCCTTAAAGGTCTCCCCGCACAGGTGCTTCTCAGCGAAACTGAGCTCTTTGAGGCTATCGAGGACGACACCTTTTCTATCATGGAGGCTATCCGCAAGGTGCTTGAAGAAGCTCCCCCGGAGCTTGTGGGAGATATCTACGACAACGGTCTCCTGCTCACAGGCGGCGGCGCACTCCTGGGCGGACTTACTCAGCTCATCAAGAGAACACTGGGTATAAACTGCAATATCGCCAAGGACTCAATAAACTGCGTTGCCAAGGGCACAGGTATGGCATTTGGAAGAATGACAACGCTGCTTGACGGTTTCGAGGCTGCTACGGTGTATAAATATCGTTAA
- the recD2 gene encoding SF1B family DNA helicase RecD2: protein MEHEVLHIEGTVENVLYKNENNGYIVLDLDAGGELITVVGELGDIEEGEGLILEGSYITHPRFGTQFSAVYCERKLPETVVNIEKYLASGAVKGIGPGLARKIVEVFGDRTLDIMENAPFRLAEIKGISPKKCDEIAAEAQKLFCLRNLMSFLSQYEVKSRFAMNTYRKYGSDAMTLLKLNPYLLCSENIDLEFGKADTIAHDMHIARNDSKRIIAGVQYILRANGGIGHTCLPLEVLAKKTQDTLGVSESDFYAAYNAALDDDDLFEYVKNEIEFVYLPDYFYAESFIADRIHILKDFSSPEDFNYDTLIDIEEEEHNIKYEKLQRQAITTAVSRGLMVLTGGPGTGKTTTLNAIISIFEKRGMKVLLAAPTGRAAKRMSDLAGCEAKTIHRLLEVVYDSGDRLTFAHNENNPLDCDVLVIDEMSMVDVVLFEKLLRAVRLGCRLIMVGDSDQLPSVGAGNLLGDIIDSGIVPVTELKEIFRQAQQSCIVTNAHKIVAGEYPDLERKDSDFFFFKRSDYQQALKLITDLAKTRLPKAYNYSPTEDIQVLTPSRKGVTGTVELNKLLQAELNPPAKNKQEKKGYVYTYREGDKVMQTRNNYDITWSKDGEQGAGIFNGDIGRIISIDNRSSLAVIDFDGRKATYPFDLLSQVDLAYAVTVHKSQGCEFEAVILPIMGGFDKLCYRNLLYTAVTRAKKLLILIGTEENIYKMVDNNKRTRRYTCLRHMLAGTQKSSSPFEQ from the coding sequence GTGGAGCACGAAGTCCTTCACATTGAGGGCACTGTGGAAAATGTCCTTTACAAAAATGAGAATAACGGCTATATCGTGCTTGACCTTGACGCAGGCGGCGAGCTCATTACCGTTGTGGGAGAGCTTGGCGACATCGAGGAGGGTGAAGGTCTTATCCTTGAGGGCAGCTATATCACCCACCCACGCTTCGGCACTCAGTTCAGCGCAGTGTACTGCGAGAGAAAGCTCCCCGAGACTGTAGTCAACATCGAGAAATATCTTGCTTCGGGAGCTGTCAAGGGCATAGGTCCGGGACTGGCAAGGAAGATAGTTGAGGTATTCGGTGACCGCACTCTCGATATCATGGAGAATGCTCCCTTTCGTCTTGCTGAGATAAAGGGCATATCCCCAAAGAAATGCGACGAGATAGCCGCAGAGGCTCAGAAGCTTTTCTGCCTGCGCAATCTTATGTCCTTCCTGTCACAGTACGAGGTGAAGTCACGCTTTGCCATGAATACCTACAGGAAGTACGGCTCCGACGCTATGACCTTATTGAAGCTGAATCCCTATCTGCTGTGCAGTGAGAATATCGACCTTGAATTCGGCAAGGCGGACACTATAGCTCACGATATGCATATCGCACGCAACGACAGCAAGCGCATAATCGCAGGAGTCCAGTACATACTCCGCGCCAACGGCGGCATAGGTCATACATGTCTGCCTCTGGAAGTCCTTGCAAAGAAAACTCAGGACACTCTCGGCGTTTCCGAGAGCGACTTCTACGCCGCATACAACGCCGCACTTGATGACGACGACCTCTTTGAGTATGTCAAGAACGAGATAGAGTTCGTGTACCTCCCCGATTACTTCTACGCGGAGAGCTTCATTGCGGACAGGATACATATACTGAAAGACTTCTCCTCTCCCGAGGACTTCAACTATGATACACTTATAGATATTGAGGAAGAGGAGCATAACATAAAATACGAAAAGCTCCAGCGGCAGGCTATAACCACCGCTGTATCACGGGGACTTATGGTGCTTACGGGAGGTCCCGGTACAGGTAAGACCACTACTCTCAACGCTATAATCTCCATATTTGAAAAGCGAGGTATGAAAGTCCTCCTTGCAGCTCCTACGGGACGCGCGGCAAAGCGTATGTCCGACTTGGCAGGCTGCGAAGCCAAGACAATACACCGCCTCCTTGAAGTGGTATACGACTCAGGAGACAGGCTGACCTTTGCACATAACGAGAACAATCCCCTTGACTGCGACGTCCTTGTTATCGACGAGATGTCAATGGTAGATGTGGTACTCTTTGAGAAGCTCCTCCGTGCAGTACGTCTGGGCTGCAGGCTCATTATGGTGGGCGACAGCGACCAGCTCCCATCAGTGGGCGCAGGAAATCTTCTGGGCGATATAATCGACAGCGGTATCGTTCCCGTTACGGAGCTGAAAGAGATATTCCGACAGGCGCAGCAGAGCTGTATCGTTACCAACGCTCACAAGATAGTAGCGGGAGAATATCCCGACCTTGAACGTAAGGACTCCGACTTCTTTTTCTTCAAGAGAAGCGACTATCAGCAGGCGCTGAAGCTCATAACAGACCTTGCAAAGACAAGGCTGCCCAAGGCTTATAACTACTCCCCAACTGAGGATATACAGGTGCTTACTCCCTCACGCAAGGGCGTTACGGGAACTGTTGAGCTGAACAAGCTTTTGCAGGCTGAGCTCAATCCCCCTGCTAAGAACAAGCAGGAGAAAAAGGGCTATGTCTACACCTACCGCGAGGGCGACAAGGTCATGCAGACGCGGAACAACTACGACATAACATGGTCCAAGGACGGCGAACAGGGCGCAGGTATCTTCAACGGCGACATAGGTCGCATAATCAGCATAGATAACAGGAGCTCCCTTGCGGTCATTGACTTCGACGGCAGAAAGGCTACATATCCCTTTGACCTGCTGTCTCAGGTAGACCTTGCCTACGCAGTTACAGTACACAAAAGTCAGGGCTGCGAGTTTGAAGCGGTGATACTCCCTATCATGGGCGGCTTCGACAAGCTGTGCTACAGGAATCTCCTGTACACGGCAGTTACAAGAGCAAAAAAGCTCCTCATACTTATCGGCACTGAGGAGAACATATATAAAATGGTAGACAACAACAAGCGCACGCGGCGTTACACCTGCCTGCGCCATATGCTCGCAGGGACACAGAAAAGCAGCTCCCCCTTTGAGCAGTGA